From the genome of Dermacentor andersoni chromosome 3, qqDerAnde1_hic_scaffold, whole genome shotgun sequence:
CTGTCCGCTCTGTCGTTCCCCGTGGATGCGATTTGTCCCGGGCAACATATGATTCTGTGTCCCTGTTGCAATGTTGTACCTGGGAGGCGGGCGACACATGCAGGAGCGCTGCGGCTAGTAAAATAACGGCATGCTACTTGAGAGTCCGTGAGGGTACAAGAGCCCTGCTGCCTCATGGCTTCTTTGGTTTCGATTGCGAAGGCGACCGCCAGGGCTTCAGCCGTGTTTGCTAAGCCGGTCTTGGCCGAGGTGGAGGTGAATATACCTGTCCTGCGAGAATAGCCAACGAGGGCCAGCAAAAAGCCATGTGTGCCGCAGTGGGCTGCGTCTGTGTAAAGTGTCTGTCATAGGGAACTAAGCGACaaaccttgtttatatttggtgGAAATAAGGAATATGTGTAGACAAATTTCACAATCTGTGGAATAATTACTGCCTTTGTTCTGTGCTACTTATTTAAGCGCTCCAGTTCGTTATATGTGCTTTTTAAGAAAGTAGATTTTAGTTAGCTGTACTGCATGAAATGTAACAGCGACTCCGAACAAATATGTCGAAAATAGAGGAGAGGGGGGGCAGGGGTTTATGGTTGATATGATTACAAAGTGCGGGTAATGCACGGCTTATGTTAAAATTTCTTAACAAAGTGCTAGGGAACGTTTAACGCGACAGACTTTTCAAACGAGTGGGTCACATGCGGACATATTCTGAAAGCGTCTAATGTAATTGCACACAACTAACTTTTTAAATGCGACTGCTCAAAAGAATGCTAGCAATCGGGCTGCGATTCTGAAAAGTCGCACAAGACTGCGGTGTTTGTGTTCCTAATTCTTAAAATCACCATTGGCGTATTAGTACACGActagcgcttctttttttttttggtaatacaTCTGTTTACGATTGGCACTAACACCTGAAGCCCTCCTCGATTTTGCGTTACAAGTTGGCGTTATTAGGGAGAAAACTGCAGAAGATGGCTGGCGATCATTAGTAGTAACGTAGTAAAGACGACGAGCGCAGACCAAAGATCACCAGCGCTAAGCACGAGATTTTCACTAGAGCTCGCTCTTGGTGGGCTGCTTCTGAGCGCCGGGGTAAATGCTGCGAACGCCCATTAAGTAAACCGCTTAATGACTCGTGGAGGCGCTTGGTACTATCGAAACTATACAGATGGTTCCGCTATAGTTTCAAGGATGAAGGTGTTTCTGGAAACTTCCTGAACATTTGCTGGAACATTTTGCTCAGTGTGGTAAACATATGTATCGGGCAGCACTTTAAAGGCAATAACACCGAACACATCAAAAAAGCAGCAACTTCGTTTAGACGACCCTTTAATTGTTCATGCTGTCTTGCCTTTAAATACTTACCCCGCGCTATTTTTGTTTCAACCCTAGAAGCTTAAGGCGTGTATAATCTGGCTGCAGGCTGGTGCGCAACGCAGCACAATCCGTACACTATCCTTTCGGATATATTTAAAGGGCGGAATCATATTACGAGCTTAAAAACACTGCATCAATCTCGTAGTTTGTATGCACCTTTAAGCTTACCTCTGCCTGCTTGCGGACTGTGAAATGGAAATGGCAGACCTGACACTGGGGGTCCACCGTTCGCTGAATCCACCGCTCCAGGCAGTCTCGATGGACGAAGCCAATGGTTCCTTGATAAACAGGAATCATTTTACACTTAGACACGGTCGACAACGGCTGTACAGCGCGCGTATTAAACGGTCATATGCGATTGCATGCAATGATGAACCATCACTTTACGATTTTAAGATTTGCCTTGCCACGGCCTGATCACGCTACGCTAATGTGTCTTTTCTCGCTTACATTTCGAGCTCCTTAAGATACAACGTTTATAAAAAAAGGCATATTTTTTGATAAAACACGCAAAAAGCAGAAGAACTGCGTGGTTTATATTTTTGTTATATATATGGCAAAGAGAAATTATATCGACGTCCGCAGTCATGAGGGGCCTTGTAAGCATTGTGAAGGGGGCTTGTGGCTGGGCTTACCCATAACTCATAATCTAAATATGCTGCGATTGCACCGCTGAAACTATTTTGTCACGCGCTACGGAATGGCGCGTATATGTTTAGTTTAAGCCCTTGAGAGTGAGATGAGAACATTAGTAAAGAGCGTTTGCCATTTAACAAGCAAAACTACAAGCTAGAGCGCTTGCACAGAATACATTTGCGAAAGTGTTGCGATACATAAATCTTTGAATTACTATAGCGTTATTAAAGGGTAAAAGTGAAGTAAGCGACTCACGGAGATGGTGTACCAAAAAGTGCGTCAGTAATCCGCCATCACGTGGTGGGTGTCTTTGCGCCTTGGCGTCTTGGCGTCTTGGCGGCCACGCATGCAATCGCTATGCCGCTAAACGGGGCGCCAAGCTACACAGCCACACTCGAGTTACCGCGAAACGAATTGACATAATTTAGACGATCGAATGAAATGAAAAGGTATGCGTCATCTGTCGTTTAGAGTAGCTGTTAAACGAAAGGTTTCACGAAATCTTCGTCAAAACGTTTATTTTTACCAAGCGCGCTGAATCTGTTCTAATTTGCTGGGTCCTAAGCTTACATACAGTGCAATTCTCCTGCATAGTTCATAGAATTTTACAGAAGAACGCTGGTGCAGTCACGTACGGCCGCACCGGAACGCCAGCAACAGTGCTCTCATTCCAGCGCGCCCTTGGCGGAGTGTACTAAGGAGGAAGCCGCCGCGGTGTAAGCGTGCAATACGAGATCTTCGTCACCCCAAGAGCGGGCTTTATAACGTATGTGCGTACGTACACATTCAGGCGGGAAATGAGGCCAATGACATGAGTGAGGCAGGAATGAGCGTCCGCGCAGTTGCTATCACCATACAAGAGCACAAGGTAAACGCTCACCACGGCAGTTGCAGGGCTCCAGCAGCGGCTGCTTCGCGTCTCCGAAGAAGCAGATGCGGCACGTGGGGGAGCCGTCGCTGCTGTTGCTCAGACTAAGCGACTCCGCGGACGCGCGACGTTGAGAGGCCGACGCCGAGGAGCGGTCGTCCAATGCCGGCGTCGTGGAGTCTACCTCCTGGGGCCACGACAAGAACGTGGCGTCCTGCTCGACTACATCCGCGGCGGCGCCCAGCAGGGCTTCCATCGGCACTATGGCCGAGGGAGGAGATCCGGTCGAAAGTGCGCCGGAGGAAGAGAGGACGCCGCTGCCGTGGTCCAAGTCGCAGATGAACGCCGAATGCGCCGCCGGTATGATGGGGCAGTTCCCGGAGCAAGCCATCGGTAAGGCTCCCTCTTCAGCCAGGTGACTCATGACCGCTAGTGGAAGGTGTTCTCAGCCCTTTCGTCTCCCGCTTGCCTGCCCTAGATGAGCGACGCAGAAAAATCGAGCAGAACGAACGTGCGTGGGCTGCAGCAAACGCGTGCTGCATGCACGTGCATATAGTTGATCTTCGTCGTCGTTTCAGCTTTGAGGAACGTCGGCGCGTTGTCGTTCTCATACATGGTCGAAGTAGCGACGAATGTTGTTGCACCTCGACTGATGTCCACGTGTGCTGCAAGGGGCGGGCGAAACGGGAGCGTGTACTCGGGGCCGGACGAAATTGTTAGGCAGTGGAGGGAAAGGTAAGGAGGCAAAGCGCGTGCACGAGTAAGACTTCTCCAGAAAAGAGTGCCGCGTTCTCATTCGCGCTGGTTTAGATTGGAGAAGAGGAAACATTAGCATCTCATTTGAAACAACCAAATTATACGAAATGCATCACTTAGTGCTGAATACGGCTTAATTTTCGGACTTTATTTCTCCAGCGGTTGGCCACATGTGAAATAATAGTGACGGAAACTTGCCTGGTAGTTCTCAAATCGTTGTCATGCAGCCGTACAAAAGCCCGAAACACATGCGGGCTTTTCTAGCTACGAATTTTACTTACATTTAGGCAGGCGCCTTAATAAATTATGGAGATGTGAGCTGAATCTAGCCAAATTTGGTGTCGTTAGTTTGGTTTCCTGTCCGAGCCTTATTGTTACTACTGCTTTAACTAGCAGGAATATTTTCGCGAGTGCGCTTTTGTCTGCAGGCCTGCTAGCAGTGAACAATAACTAGCTCAGAAGGACTGAAGTAGATCTTGCCACACGCTATGCCATGAAACGACATGTCGTTTTCAGAACATGCTTTAGTCTTACGGCGAAAACAAAAGATGCTGTTTTCACATTGAACGCGGTAATTTGTCAGTTTCCATGTCTGCAAGGAATCCGGGAGAAACCGCAAACAGCGCTCATTTCAGAATTGGAGCAGTCGACTAGCACACAGCGCCACTGCGTTGCTTCCAGACACTGTCCACGCAGCTAAATTTCGTTACAACTGATTCAACTTGCTTCCATGTGAATTTACACCAATACAAATGGATTTGCTAAAAA
Proteins encoded in this window:
- the LOC126539108 gene encoding E3 ubiquitin-protein ligase MARCHF3-like isoform X1, with protein sequence MSHLAEEGALPMACSGNCPIIPAAHSAFICDLDHGSGVLSSSGALSTGSPPSAIVPMEALLGAAADVVEQDATFLSWPQEVDSTTPALDDRSSASASQRRASAESLSLSNSSDGSPTCRICFFGDAKQPLLEPCNCRGTIGFVHRDCLERWIQRTVDPQCQVCHFHFTVRKQAEVSLKPAWRLLFDVEARRPVLGYVVLGALFALSIAFIFTLAWLYAVCLPSRVGDKLAATVVVLLAVQNILWLYFPFVSFTYSYKAFKKWHEDSTCLKLVLSTDETSGAAWSNLRFWRTGGGSRDPVLSCGGAQ
- the LOC126539108 gene encoding E3 ubiquitin-protein ligase MARCHF3-like isoform X2, with protein sequence MSHLAEEGALPMACSGNCPIIPAAHSAFICDLDHGSGVLSSSGALSTGSPPSAIVPMEALLGAAADVVEQDATFLSWPQEVDSTTPALDDRSSASASQRRASAESLSLSNSSDGSPTCRICFFGDAKQPLLEPCNCRGTIGFVHRDCLERWIQRTVDPQCQVCHFHFTVRKQAEPAWRLLFDVEARRPVLGYVVLGALFALSIAFIFTLAWLYAVCLPSRVGDKLAATVVVLLAVQNILWLYFPFVSFTYSYKAFKKWHEDSTCLKLVLSTDETSGAAWSNLRFWRTGGGSRDPVLSCGGAQ